In the Eptesicus fuscus isolate TK198812 chromosome 22, DD_ASM_mEF_20220401, whole genome shotgun sequence genome, AAGTAGAAACCCTCCCATTTGTCCCCGCGACCTGGACAGGGTGGAGGCTGCACTGAGCTCGGTCCCCTGGATGCTTGACAACGCCCTCACGTACCTTGATGGCTCCTCAACTGTTTCCTCAGGTCAAAGTAGAGCTCGGGGACCTCGCACTGGGTCTGAACCTCCAAGAAGACGGCCTCCGGGGTCTCCAGCCGcacagcctggctcctgggggagacagaggccAGAGCTGCTCAGCAGGCTCCCCGCAGCTCCGCACCCCACTCCCCCTCGCCCGTCCTGCAGCACTCACCTGCTCAGGGCGCCCTTCACGTCCTGCGGGAACAAAGGCACAGGTGAATGAGGGAGCAGCGAGCtgatggggctgctgctcctcccagAGGCACAGGGCGGCCCGGCCTTGGGTGCGGGTGTGATGGGGCCTCATAGCCCGGTCGGGAGAGCACCTGAATGACTCTGGAAAGTACTCCTACTGTTTCACATCTGAGGACACTTATACTCATGGGAACAGGGTCAGTTTCTCACATGTGAAcaggggttaagtttttcttaagtttcctttccaAGCCCTGTGCCAAGTGATtggggaggtgactcagctgtgagtCCAGAGAGCAGAACCCATAAGCAGGGTCAGGCCGACCCACCAGGAGCCAAAACACCATCTGATCAACACCATCTCATCGTCTGGGGACTAATATTGGACGTCTGACACCCCCAGGCCTGCACACAgcacccagccccttcccctttataattctgtcccctgcacctgctgGGAGACAGGACTTGATGCTTGTAAGCACCCTGTCTGCTTGATGGGCTGGCCTTCTCAGTAAACACCTTATAGGACTCAACCTGCCTTCGTGATTGGACATAGTGACATGTGCCCGAGCTCACCGGGTGTTTCTGGGTGACAGATGGACACCCCGTGCAATGAATCCCACTCAGGCCCCTGGGAACGGTCAGCATGGCAGGACAGTGCTCAGCCTCTGAGCCGGGCACCCTCCTGGCTGAGGTGCTGGGGAGACTGCGGGCTGCTTGCGGGGGGACGTGGAGCCCCCCATGCTCCCTCTGGCCTCACGTCCCTCAGAGCGCACCCCAAGAGAGGCCACGTGTCACAAAGCCTCTCGGAGGTGGGTGGGTGCACGGCGCCCAGACTGGGCACTGAGGTGGCGGCCACAGGTGACCCACGGGGATGGAGTCGCCATGAGACATGGTCACCCTGAGGGGCACCCTCCAGTTCCACCACCCGGACCTGGGACGAGCACCGGGGaagggggagtgagggaggaggttCACCTTCCTGAGGCTGGAAGGAGGGCCCATCAGGCTAGGCTCACCCACCAGGCGGCCCCACTTGGTCCCCGCCATCACCTGACCATCAGGATTCTGTGCCCCTAGGACCCAGGCATGTGGGAGCGGAAGCCATCCTGTGAGCCTGTTCACCCCCTCTACCAGCTGGAGGCATTTATTCTTCTGGATCCTCACCCAAAAGAagcacatcagttggttgcctcttgcacaagccctgaccaggccctaggccagagaggagcctgcaacccaggtacatgcccttgaccagaatcaaaccctggacccttcggtcctaggctgttgctctatccactgagccacagcagatTTTTGTGCCAAATCAAAAAGTTCTGATTTAAATATAGAGCCCTGTAGACCAGTGAAGCCACCTTGTAGGTTTTAGTCTGTTCAATATTCTAAAAGGAATAGGTTtagccccgctggtgtggctcagtggttgagcaacaacctatgaaccaggaggtcagggtttgatttccTATCccggcacatgtccaggttgcaggctccatcaatgattctctctcatcattgatgtttctatctctatctccctctcctttcctctctcaaatcaataaaaaaatatgttaaaaatgttaacaaataaaaataaaagaaatatgcctTTATGctctagccattttggctcagtggatagagcatcggcctgaggactgaagggtcccaagttcaattcccatcaagggcacatgccttggttgcaggcttgatccccagcccaggactggagcacctgtgggaggcaaccaatcactgtgtccctctcacatcgacatttctctctctgtctctccttctcactACCACTCCCTCTAAAACCAAAGGAACAATacccttgaatgaggattaacaaaataactaaataaaaataagagaagtaTGCCTTTAAATCCCCCACACTGATGTGCCACTGCTGAGCGAGGCAGGCGGTCCTGTGTTCCcacgcctccccacctcccccagagcAGCTCAGGACCCACCAGCTTGGTGTCCTCCCAGGGCACAGCCTCACCTGCAGCACCTTCTGGGCGGAGCCCTGGCATCGCTCCTCCAGCTCCAGGATGCGGCTCTCcagctcctggctctgctgccccAGTTTGGCCTCACTGTCCCTCAGTCTCCGCAGAGTGAGTTCTTTCTCGCTCTCCAGTCTCCACAGGtatgccctctcctcctccctcaggaaGCTGTGCAGGTTCTGGAAGTCCGCCTGGATTTTCTGTCTCTGAGCCTCTATCTTCTCCTAAAGTCAAGAGAGGACGCTCAGCCCTGCCAGTGGGTCAGAGGGTCTCAGGGGTTGAACGTccagctatgaaccaggaggtcacggttggattcccggtcaggacacctgcccaggtttcaggctccatccccagtagggggcgtgcatgaggcagctgatccatgattctctctgctcttggatgttttgatctctctctccctttctctctgaaataaataccaaTCTACactacctacactaataaaagagaaatatgtaaatttaccGTAACTCCGCAAaccccaccaaccaatcaggagggaaaatgcaaattagcaggtcaaagatggctgtagCCACGCCCTCCAGCACTTCTAGgagcagagcagctgggcagggcaggacgcctgctataagggggaggtggggaggagggagctagAAGGAAGCAAAGCATGCAGAccctggctggagcaaaggcggaaggcgggggccagagcaaaggcctgggtcccagatgccagaggaaaaccagtgcaggcagccaggtgaagacAGACCTATTGCACGAagcttcatgcaacgggcctctagtaaaaaattaaaaagaaagaaagtaggaAACACAGTTGGGGATGGATCTAGGTAAACATGCATGTGATTGTGCTTCTCCCAACTGGCGCGGGCCTCCTGGCCATTTCCTGCTGgaaggcgggaggggctggggatgAGTTCTCATCCATGCAGACATCGAAGGACAATGGCTTCTTCTTGGGGTATCACCTGCCTGCTCTGGTCCAGTGACACCAAGGACTGTGCTTTGCGTGATCAGACCCAACGCCTAAGCGCCAGGACAGCAAAGAGCTTGACACCAAGAAATCCGTGTTCTCTTTGGTGTTGctgtcgttaatcctcacccgaggatgttctTTCCAGTGATTGTCAGAGagaggggagtggaagggagggagggtagggagagagagagcaagaggaacatcaatgtgggagataCTTCcactgttgcctcctgcacacgccccactgggtggggattGCACCTGAGCCCAGGGGTGCCCTCCAGCGGCCCCGGCGAGAACCCCCCATTCTCACATTCCACTCGTCTATCTGCTTCGCCTTGAACGCTTTCTGGCTGGCGCATTCCTCTTccatttgcctcagtttcctcaccgcTTCCTGGAGCTTTTCCTGGAAGGAGACATGGAGTGACTCTTGTGACCACACCTCGATTTTCCCTCTCACAGGAATAACCTGACTGTGTGCCAGGGGCTCTCTGTCCAATGGCACCTGACCCTCCTCCTGGCTAATAGTCAGGACACCCTGCGGGAACCTAGACTGAGGTGATTGGAAGGATAGGGCGACACGTGCCTTTCCCTacacgccccctgcccccttgCTGTGTGTTTGCCATGGGGTCCTCTCACATGGAGAGCCCTCTCTTTTCTCAGCACTTCTACATaccattaattttgtttttaaatttataataataaaagcctaatatactaattatatcagacgtccttccggacaaccttccggatgaagccgaggctgcgagggaagcctgggtcctgggtgccagaaggaaggcctactcttgcatgaatttcaaggATCAGGcatgtagtatatatatatttttttactcctttcagagaggaagaaagagacagaaacatcgatgagacagaatcatggatcagctgcctcctgcatgccctacactgaggatggagcccaaaaccaggcgtgtgccctgactaagaatcccaccctgacctcctggttcctaggtcgatgctcaaccactaagctaagCTGACAGGGCCACATGGTTAGTGTTTAGGCTCCTTCAGGACTCACTTCTGGGAGGGCTCCCCGAGACCACCCACACCCCGGGGTACCCCTTcccaccacccaggccagggGAGCCAGGCCGTCCTTTCGCTGGTACATCTTCCTTACTGGACAGCAGGCCATGCACAAGGGGGCACTGGGCTGGATGATAGGATCTCAGGGCACACGAGGGGACACTGGGCTGGATGATGGGGTATCAGGCGCATGAGAGGGCACTCACCCTGTAGCCAGGGCCCGCGTCCTCCACGAGTGCAGTGGCGTGGCCCTTGTGCCGCGGGTCTCGCTCACAGCGCCAGCAGATGAGCTGGCCCTCGTCCTCGCAGAAGAGATGCAGCCGCTCCCCGTGCTCCTGGCAGGacagctccagctcctgctcctggAGGGCGGCGATGAGGCTACCCAGCTGCTTGTTGGGCCGCAGGCTGCCTCTCTTGAAGGGAACCCGGCACTGGGGGCAGGAGAAGGTCTTCATGTCCTGCTGGCTCCGTGGGGAGGAGGCCGGGCCCATGAAGTGCAGAAGGCAGGCCTGGCAGTAGCTGTGGCCGCAGCTGATGCTCATGGGCTTGGCCATCAGCTGCAGGCAGATGGCGCAGGTGGCCTCCTCCCACATCTTCTTGCTGGTGGTGGCCGACGCCATGCCTCTGCCCAAAGCTGCAATGCCGGACCCAGAGGCTCCCCACAGCGGTGGGGGCGCACCCACCCCGCGCTTCCTGTGGACGCCCGGCTTCCACGCCCCACGGGCCTTGAGGATTATCTGGAGGAAGAAAGGTCTACAATGTGGACGATGCAGAGAGCAGCTGTGCTGGGGAACAGGGTAGGACCCCAACTCCATTTACTAAAATGAAATAGAACTTAACATTCAGGGGTATCCTCCCCCGAGGATGttcttccattgatttgtagagagagtggtgggtagggggagagacagagagaaacatccattggttgcctcccacatgcactcccacaagggccagagatggaacctgcaacctaggtacctgcccttgaccaaagtcgaacccaggacccttcagtccgcaggtcaatgctctatccactgagccacactgggtagGACTGGTAATATTTTAATCGCTTCATGGCCACGGGCTGGGGGGTGGCATGAAGCCCCAATATAGACCATCCGTCACGGGGGAAGGTGGTGTTGGATCCCCAGACACAAGGATGGCGAGAGTGAGGCGGAATGCCGCCGGGACTCAGTCAGAGCCTGGGAGACTCTCTCCCCCCTGAAGAACATGAAGAATAATCGGGAATAACTGTTTCCAGGATCCTTGCTTTGCAATTTAAGGAACCGGGTGATTTCGGAAGATTCCATTGAAACAGTGACTGTGGAcccctgagccaccccagccttTCTCCCCGACTGTCCCCCACAGAGAACCAAGGCTGGTCAGTGCGCTCAGTAGCAGAGCATCCACTGGGCACTGAAGcctccagggttcaattccggagatctgtctctctctcccccaccctctccagctgccctcccttctgttctctgtaagaaacaatggaaaaatcTCCTCCAGGAAAACCCAACGTGGATGACCCGGAAGTAAACAAGGCCGCCCTCCAGGCCCTCCCTGACCTGAGAGGTGCCCGGCtggctggctcagtggctgagtgtggaCCTATGGACCATCGAGGTTGGacaaaaggagccacatgctaacctgacaagctcaggggaggcctgcgtggcagtcttacaaactcagagacctaaaataaccacaaaagatggttaaaaaattaaatagttaactacaaacaggttatagtgagtgggcagtcatgtcctaggccgatattttcctgACAAAGATccacttagatcttctttactgagcccatttgcctttttgcctctaagataacatatctgtgagatgtctgggtaacttgtaacttcctttttaccccgggcccctcagggcacaacaaatggcacagGGTCATTCCCTCATTGtgattgttatcaagttaattgtcagttgttaattacgttaaagtatcctgtatccatctctgtaagagaagcacatgtccatcatttcacttttccccctaccccagaggtttccccctttgctttctcccacctccctaatctgtcaccagtggatttcatgtaactccccTAAGTCCCTTTCCTtttattgcaatgtataaatacagatgtaaccctccattctccagagcattatctcaattcgttgaggttctgcttcctggcatatgtcgacagtttggctcaaataaacacacaaaaattctttacaggtttcaatgtgttgtgtgttttgttttttttttacattaacagaggtttctctctctccctctcccttcctctctgaaatcaataaaaatattttctaaaaaaaggtAAAGACCTGGGTGGGGAACAGAGGGGCAGGTCCTGGAGGACCAGTCAGGTGACCTTTCTCCTCCAGCCAGGACTGTCTCCCAGGAGAAGTTCCAGGCACCTGGAACcctcgggggaggggagagggaggaaatgggAAGACAACACCCCAAGTTCCTCCAGGGAGGACCCAGGACCCGAAGGAGGGACCCTGGGACCCTGGACCGGGGCTGCAGCTCCTGGGACTGGAAGGAGGTGGGCAGGCTGCAGAGTGACCTTGCTTGGACCTGACAATGTAGGAATACAGCCCGCATTCCCTGAGACCACAGATGGCCTCTTCCTCTGTCACCAGGGCAGCCTCCAGGGCCACAGAGTCTCTGCTCAGAGTCCCTTCCTGGGCTGGTGATTCCCCGGGGACACTCTCGGGTCCTCTGTGGCTGGGCTGTGTCCCCAGGACAGGACCTGCCCTCCGGGGGCCCTGAGTTGCCTGTCCCGGCCTCCACTCCCCTCGCCTCGCACCCTGGATCTCCTGAGGTGAATCAGCTTGGAGTTCTGTGGAAGGAAAGGGGCCGCGGGGAAGGGCGGCCGGGCAGGAGCCTGGAGAGACAGAGTCCAGTGGTCCTGGTGTCTGAAaccccaccctccctgccgcCCGGgccccccaccgcacccccctTCCTGTCCACACACCGGGTGTCAGGACCCTCCCTGGGAGACCCGCCCACACCCTCCCCAGTACCTGGGCCACCACCAATGCTATGCACTCCCTGGAGGAAGTCGCCTGGAGCAGCCACTTCCCAGATCTTGGGAGGGACTCAAGTAGAAATGAAACTGCCTGCTGTGGGGGGCGGAGCCACTGCTGGGTTTGGAGAGGAAACCAGGAAATGGTCCTAAGCATGTGCacatggctgggctgggccctaaGCTTGTAcaggtggctgggctgggctgggctgggcctggcaggGCAGGGAGTGGTGGGAAGAAGTCCTTTTCTACAGCCACGAGGACTGGGGACAGGTCCTCACTGGGACCTGGGCTCTGGGCCAGCAGGAGTGTCTGAGGTCAGGGAGCAACACAGCCCACAGGCCCGACTGCAgctcttcctgccctggccacccACCAACCCCCTCGGGGTGCATCAGCCTCGGGGCagatgctattttattttctgctattTTTAGGCCCCTATTCTTTCATCACTGCTCTGCAGGAGGTGGTGGAAAGGACTGGTGACCTccgccctccttctcctcctcaggTCGCTCTGCAAGATCAGACACTCCACAGCATCACCAGCTGGCAGCCCGGAtccagggaggccccaggccaCCATGGGGCCGGCACGTTGAGCAAAACGACTGCACGGCCCAGCCCGTGTGTCAggggttgagtgtccacctaccTACAAGCCAAGAGCTCACGGTTCCATTCCaccagggttgggggcttgatccggCAGGAActagccaatgaatgattctctctcatcattgatctctctctctctctctctctctctctctctctctctctctctgaaatcaatttttaaaaatatatatttttaaaaaggactgtCATGCACAATCTAGACTtactcttattatttttttaatcctcattcaaggattgTTTTTTCCATCGATTCTTTAAAATAtaccttattgattttttagagaggaaaggagagggataaagaattagaaaaatctaTAGGAGATAAACAtccaacagctgcctcctgcacaccccctactggggatgtgcccgcaaccaaggaacatgcccttgactggaatcaaacctgggacccttgattccacAGATAAaatctttatccactgagccaaactggttagggctccattaattttttagagagagtggaggcagggagaagagggaggagagtgtAACATGAAAacaagaggagaaaccaagatggcggcataggtgaaacacctaacctgcagccgggcacaacaatttcaaaggcacaactagaggtcagaacggacatcgtccagaaccacaggagagctggcggactgaaatgcccacagctggggggaaggagaaggccacggggacaatcgggggagccgtaaaagcctgaggtatggagaaactggcggagacacgagcacgcgcgcctgcggggaggatggagccggagaggaaggggcggctgacggcctggccggcgttcactggcaggaaggagataaaggctccggagtgtgctaagcgccggctccgactgcactgagcgccagttccgggcgaaaccctgggaagccaggcgcaggctgggggaatgaatctgggctgtggggcgcaggcacagaggagcgggggaaggcagagctccagaggtgcgcacgggaaggggcgcaaaggacggactgttgcctgcgccactgaactgccctagcgggaaggagacataagctcaggaccgtgctgaaccccagttccgactgcactgaaccccagttccgggcgaaaccctgggaagccaggcgcacgctgggggaatgaatttgggctgtggtggcggaggcacagagaagcggcggctccagacgcgcgcactggaaggtgcgcagaggacggacttttgcctgcgccactgggtggccctgctgggaaggagacagggacgccagactgcgctgagacccagttccaactacactgaaacccagttccaggcgagaatctgggagtccagattcattaggggagggactggactgtttggcagtgggcgaaactccagggcgcgtttctctcagaggtgtttgcaaggaatacagagggacacagacacaggagcctcatagggcggggctgacaggaagccaaggttgtaggctccaccctgtagctccgccccagccaagctgagcagaagctttttcctgctgagtgcctcaggtagtggctgacccacactacattggagacccagaaacgagggcatctagtggttggtgggagatgacaccagatttcaatcacttgcataagggaggcattctagaggcagactcagtgagcgccaaggcattgctgcatcaagacccggcccacaaacatgtctcctgcacagcaactcttcctatatagacaaagagggtcctcacggccaattggcctggaggacaattcctcccagtgacacc is a window encoding:
- the LOC129147083 gene encoding E3 ubiquitin-protein ligase TRIM38-like — encoded protein: MASATTSKKMWEEATCAICLQLMAKPMSISCGHSYCQACLLHFMGPASSPRSQQDMKTFSCPQCRVPFKRGSLRPNKQLGSLIAALQEQELELSCQEHGERLHLFCEDEGQLICWRCERDPRHKGHATALVEDAGPGYREKLQEAVRKLRQMEEECASQKAFKAKQIDEWNEKIEAQRQKIQADFQNLHSFLREEERAYLWRLESEKELTLRRLRDSEAKLGQQSQELESRILELEERCQGSAQKVLQDVKGALSRSQAVRLETPEAVFLEVQTQCEVPELYFDLRKQLRSHQVGVTLDPETAHPELILSKDQRQVTRGGCPEGAGDPSPRRFTVSPCILGLQSFTSGRQYFEVDVGEGMGWDVGVCLESVQRVVGTMQTPEAGFWALRLCAKDGYVALTWPRTPLGLQEQPLVVGVLLDCEVGVVSFYNMTLGSHIFTFPRASFPDVLRPYFQVYPYSPLFLPSPDE